One Arthrobacter sp. StoSoilB20 DNA segment encodes these proteins:
- a CDS encoding amino-acid N-acetyltransferase, translated as MNPTFSLRPARTSDVAAIKRLVAPLAEERILMAKETVAYYESLQEFRIAESDEGEVIGCGALHVMWEDLAEIRTLAAAGSWRGRGVGHVLVENLLEEARALGVSRVFCLTFEVDFFKRHGFEVMADQSAVDPQVYSELLRSHDEGVAEFLDLARVKPNTLGNTRMIKQL; from the coding sequence GTGAATCCGACCTTCAGCCTCCGCCCTGCCCGCACCAGTGATGTGGCCGCGATCAAGAGGCTTGTGGCGCCCTTGGCTGAGGAACGGATCCTCATGGCCAAGGAGACAGTGGCGTACTACGAAAGCCTGCAGGAATTCCGGATCGCCGAGTCTGACGAGGGTGAAGTCATTGGCTGCGGCGCCCTCCACGTGATGTGGGAGGACCTGGCCGAGATCCGCACTCTTGCCGCCGCGGGCTCCTGGCGGGGCCGGGGCGTGGGGCACGTCCTCGTAGAAAACCTGCTGGAGGAAGCCCGGGCGTTGGGGGTAAGCCGCGTGTTCTGCCTGACCTTCGAAGTGGATTTCTTCAAGCGCCACGGATTCGAAGTCATGGCCGATCAGTCTGCCGTGGATCCGCAGGTGTATTCCGAATTGCTGCGCTCGCATGATGAAGGCGTAGCAGAGTTCCTGGACCTTGCCCGGGTGAAGCCGAACACCTTGGGCAACACCCGCATGATCAAGCAGCTCTAG